ATAAAATTTGAGCCAAGAGTAATAATTCTAATAGTATGTGATGCTGGATACTTCATCAGCTTTAATTTCTCATGAAAATTCACATATAGTAGATTCGTTCTTCAAACTTTTTGCTACTGAGGTTTTTGTTGCTTCATCTGTTATTGTGATTTTGGTAGAATCTAGACCTcaaataatcaataaattcatCTAATAATTCTGCTGTGAATTTGACAAATGTTCCTCTGGtttctttttctcatttccagaatCGTGATGATGCTAGGCAGTTTATGAAATATCTCCATCCTGCTCTGGGAGTTGGTAAACACTTGATTTAGGTGCTTTATGGTTTCCTCCAGAAAATAGCATATTCATAGATAAAGAAATTAACAGAATCTTTGTTTGTGCATTCCAGAATTACCTGAAAGATCATATGGAGCTGATTGCCGTATTTATGTCCCAGAGAATCCAAAAAACAGGTTTATCAATGTTTATGTATGATTCCTTCATTCATCAACCTTTTGTCATTCAGTTTATATTGCTTGGATCTTTCAAGGAACCTAAACCTTTTTAGATCTTGTCATCACTAATTTGTGTTAGTTTATTGCAGAATACATTATTTGATGAGTTTGTTCTTGCTCATATTTTTGGATGGTGGGGTAAGGCAATAATGATACGAAACCAGCCCCTTCTGTGGGTGTTGTCGATTGGCTTCGAATTGATGGAGGTTCATTTTCATTGTTTTacctctttttccttttttcctttttttgcaaaaattacttaagtttttttctttaaaaaaacattatttaaGTTCATTAGCTAACAATTGCAGTTTACTTTTCGCCACATGTTGCCAAATTTCAATGAGTGCTGGTGGGACAGTATTATTTTGGACATCTTGATCTGCAATTGGTTTGGTGAGACCTTAGTTACTCTCTTGTTACCTGCAAatggatgcgaaaataattactttAGTAATGGTTCGAATGATGCGTTGAACATAAAGTATGAAAATTGCCTTATCTCTGATGCTTTGGTGGCATATTTTGAAATATGGTCTCATACTAGCATGTCTGACAGTACTGACTTGTGTTGTCCAATGCTCATTATCACTAAAAAGTAATAGCCATATGACCCATTGGTAAATACTTGCAGGTACTTCAACTGACatctaaaaatttttagaaatgcAGCCTTAGCGGTCCATTTTGTTTCTGAGTAAATGCATCATTGTGAACGCTTTTAGGTTGGTCACAGAAGTCTCCCTGATAGTCTGAACCTTCATTATTGGTGACTGGTAACTAGATGGCTCTCGGTTCcgcattattattttctttatgtttctCAAAATCTCTCTTATTTTAGCTTGAAATTAATTGAGGATTAATATTATTTGGTGATTTAAAGTATGTCAATAGCCTTATTTTGTTCCTAAATTACTCACGCCAGGTTCCTCTATAGTTCTTCCAAGAACATGAAGGTAAAGTGCATTTCCAATATGACCATGTAGGAAAGGTGGCTAAATCCTGAAGAATCAAGACTCTAGTTAATTAGCTTTGCCTTGGAATCATTATCATTTTGCTTCATAGGGACTTCCAGTCACAGTTTAGTTTGGATTATTTATCTAAATCCATAATCACTTTACTTACTCCAATGAAAATTATGTTCTAGGTTCCAAgctttttttaaacaaaattctTTTACAAGGTTCTGAAACCTTTGTTTATTCTGTTACATGCACATAGATCCATTCAAGTAAAAGAGGAGACACATAGACCATTTAGGCCAAAACACATTTCATATTTTTGTTTATGATACAGGTATTTGGGCAGGAATGCATACTGTTAGGTACTTTGATGGAAAAACCTATGAGTGGGTGGGCATAAGCCGCCAACCAAATATAATTGGTAAGGTACGGTATGTTGTATTTCTTTCATAATTTTATTTATGTTCAAGTTTGCCAATAATTGTGAGACTTTGGGGCATGAAATTTTTCTTTGTTCTCGGGATGTGACCCAGAAATTGTGAGAAATTTTGGTTCTAGTGGGCATTCTATCTGATATCAGCACCAGAGCCAACAATATCTTTTCACAAACCAAATAGCTGAATTGGAGGATTCAGTTGTTCATTTCCTTGGTGTTACATTTTAGTTTCATAAAATTTCCAGGCTATCAGAACTATCCTTGTTATTTTCAATTGATAAAAATGATTGGTATTGCATCTGTCCAAGAGTTGGTGCTTGATTTTAATGTGACTCTTGCAGTGGCTGTAAGGGTGAGTGGAGTATAACTTAAGCCTGTACAATACGTTGCTCATTGGTGATTTTGATTAATTGTCACGATCACTGCACACCAATCATACCATGCTGCCAACCAGTCCATTCATTAGCATGATTTTGTTCTTTCTCGAGTTAATGAGTCAAACTGTCAACAATGGTTTGTTCTTACATGACAATTTTGTCAttttgcccacacaatgtctaaGCATTCACTTAGATTTCCATTTAATGCCGCTCAGGTCCAGGCCATGCATGGTACAGACTAATTAACTTCTCTACACGATTTATTCATTACACAAAGGATATCACTGTTTCTAATAGACAAGTTTTACTCTGTTCTGACAGAAAATTGATGGTCTACAGTTTTGATTGTTGGTGTAGGCAtacttttagcaatttttttatGACAAATAGCAAACTTTAAAAATCCTATAGTTCTGTATATTGTACACTCAGCATAACCCAATGGAGTTGTAGATATTCCTCCTCCGAAATTTCATCATGTCTGTGTTTGTTCCAACTATCACATTTGCCCAAGAGTTAAACCTGATGATTGAATTGAACGTTCACAGTGGTGATTCAACCTCTTGCAGACAACAAAACAGAAAAAGCTTGTGGTTCATCCAAAGTGATTAAATTCTTGTTTTTATAGAACATTTTTTTTCTAATCGTCACAATACCATTTTTTGGTTATCCCTTGGCTTCCATTGTAACTTTTCAAGAGATGTAATTTTCTTACACAAAACTGCTCCAATATGTATTGTGTAGCTAAGGTATGGGTATTTTTTCGATTCTGTTCTTTGATTATAATTTGTTTGTGAAGGTCAAAAGAACATTGGGCCAGTTTACACCTGCAAGATGGGACAAAGACGAATGGCATCCCTTGCTTGGACCATTGAGATTCATTCAAGTGCTGTGCCTTTGCATTGTTTTTATGATTGTGGAACTCAACACCTTTTTCCTCAAGTTCTGTCTATGGGTTCCTCCTAGAAACCCCTTGATTGTTTATAGATTAGTTCTGTGGTGGCTAATTGCTATACCAACAATCCGCGAATACAACACCTACTTGCAAGACAGGTATCTATGTATCATTCAGTCTATCCATAAAGTTTCTAGATATTCCACTTGCAGAATCTGAAGTTGTGTGGAATCAATATAGCTAAAAGGGATACTAACATGACCAATGATTTCAGAAAGCCTATCAAGAAGGTTGGAGCATTCTGTTGGCTTTCACTAGCAATATGCATAGTGGAGCTTCTAATTTGTGTCAAATTTGGCCATGGTCAGTAGCATAACACTTTAATTTGTTCTGTCACTATGTTGCTTGAAGAGTTCATTTTCTTTACGTTTGATACAAGCATTCTCATCGGTGTTCTTCCAAACCAGGTCTCTTCCCAAACCCAATGCCCCCATGGTTAATAACTTTCTGGACGACTGTCGGCATGGCCCTAGTGGTGTTCCTATTCATCTGGACTTGTCAGATTCATCAATCCGTGATGAAGAAGAGGCGATGATCGCCTACCtacatttttcattttcttccccCACTTTGACTCATTATTTTACCTCTGTAAATACTCTGCATCTGTAAATGAATCAATTGCTGCCTAGACTGGAAACCAGTCAGGCAAGTAGAGGATGATTTTTCATTTTAACTATGTATCAATGCTCTTCCTGCAGGATTTTTTGTGGCTGTACCTATATTTTTTATACTTTGATCTAACCTTTTATTTATTCAATTGAGCAATGACAAGAGCATGCCTTTTACAAAATGGATTGTAAAAGACATTTGAACTGGAGCTCACTCTCTTTGTAGCACTACTTTTGTAATGAAGAAAGTTGCCATTTGTAGATTATTTTCTCCAACTCAAAGCATCAAAATTTTGATGTTCTTTCTGTTCAAGACGTGATTGTCCTGGTTAATGGTTGTGACATGTTCTCCAGCTGCAACAACGAAGGTAAAAAGAGGCGTGGTAGGGTTAAATCTCGAATCTCGAACCTCGA
This region of Zingiber officinale cultivar Zhangliang chromosome 9A, Zo_v1.1, whole genome shotgun sequence genomic DNA includes:
- the LOC122018840 gene encoding CDP-diacylglycerol--serine O-phosphatidyltransferase 1-like isoform X1, whose amino-acid sequence is MEASSQGKITSRDYKIREENGAKFPTDFGELDPWTAWAYKPRTITLLFVGTCLLVWASGALDPESTASTDIVTSVKRGVWAMIAVFLAYSLLQAPSTVLIRPHPAIWRLVHGMAVVYLVALTFLLFQNRDDARQFMKYLHPALGVELPERSYGADCRIYVPENPKNRFINVYNTLFDEFVLAHIFGWWGKAIMIRNQPLLWVLSIGFELMEFTFRHMLPNFNECWWDSIILDILICNWFGIWAGMHTVRYFDGKTYEWVGISRQPNIIGKVKRTLGQFTPARWDKDEWHPLLGPLRFIQVLCLCIVFMIVELNTFFLKFCLWVPPRNPLIVYRLVLWWLIAIPTIREYNTYLQDRKPIKKVGAFCWLSLAICIVELLICVKFGHGLFPNPMPPWLITFWTTVGMALVVFLFIWTCQIHQSVMKKRR
- the LOC122018840 gene encoding CDP-diacylglycerol--serine O-phosphatidyltransferase 1-like isoform X2, whose amino-acid sequence is MEASSQGKITSRDYKIREENGAKFPTDFGELDPWTAWAYKPRTITLLFVGTCLLVWASGALDPESTASTDIVTSVKRGVWAMIAVFLAYSLLQAPSTVLIRPHPAIWRLVHGMAVVYLVALTFLLFQNRDDARQFMKYLHPALGVELPERSYGADCRIYVPENPKNSLLQNTLFDEFVLAHIFGWWGKAIMIRNQPLLWVLSIGFELMEFTFRHMLPNFNECWWDSIILDILICNWFGIWAGMHTVRYFDGKTYEWVGISRQPNIIGKVKRTLGQFTPARWDKDEWHPLLGPLRFIQVLCLCIVFMIVELNTFFLKFCLWVPPRNPLIVYRLVLWWLIAIPTIREYNTYLQDRKPIKKVGAFCWLSLAICIVELLICVKFGHGLFPNPMPPWLITFWTTVGMALVVFLFIWTCQIHQSVMKKRR